Genomic DNA from Leptospirillum ferriphilum:
AGCCGGAGACCAGGGGCTCATGTTCGGAATGGCAACCGATGAGACGGAAGAGCTGATGCCCATGCCGATTTTGCTGGCACACCGCTTGACGAGGCAGCTAAGCAACATCCGGAAGGCCGGCATCCTCCATTATCTTCGTCCCGATGGAAAATCCCAGGTGTCTCTCCGATATGTCGACAACGTTCCTGTTTCTGTAGAGACGGTCGTTCTGTCGACACAGCATGCTCCGGAAGTTTCTCAGGAAGAGATCCGCAACGATATCCTGGAAAAGGTTGTCCGTCCCGTGTTGCCGGAGCATCTTGTGGATCCGGACCGGATTGTGTTCCATATCAATCCAACGGGTCGTTTTGTCACGGGCGGTCCGATGGGGGATGCCGGACTGACGGGAAGGAAAATCATTGTGGATTCCTATGGCGGTTGGGGACGGCACGGTGGTGGCGCATTTTCCGGAAAGGATCCCACGAAAGTGGACCGGTCTGCCTGCTATATGGCGCGTTATATCGCGAAGAACATCGTCGGCGCTGGACTTGCTCGCCGGTGTGAGGTTCAGCTCGCCTATGCGATCGGTGTCCGCGATCCGGTTTCCGTTCTGGTGGACTCCCAGGGCACATCTCTCTTGCCGGACGAGATTATTTCGGAATGCGTCCGCGAACTTTTCCCGATGACTCCGCTGGGAATCATCAATCATTTGAAACTTCGCCGGCCGATTTACCGGAAAACGGCTGCTTACGGCCACTTCGGGCGGAACGAAGAAGATTTTACATGGGAAAAGCTTGATATGGTTGAACCACTCAAGAAGGAAGCAGAGCGGCGGGCCTGATCAAGACGTCTGGATTATATACGGCATAAATGGCGTCTGACAGATTCTGACAGATATGGTTCATTAAAAGCAGAAGGGCAGAGGGAATGGAATTTGACATTCGAAATCGGGAACTTGCAAAAAGTGGATCTCACCGAATCGCCTGGGCCGAAAGGGATATGCCTGTTCTTCGGAAGATCCGCGAAGACTTTGCCCGCGATAAACCCCTTTCGGGGATAAGATTGGCGGCTTGTCTTCACGTCACCACGGAAACGGCGAACCTGATGAAAGCCCTCAAGGCGGGTGGGGCCGAAGTAAGCCTTTGCGCTTCCAATCCGCTCAGTACCCAGGATGATGTGGCAGCATCCCTTGTCGTGAACGACGGAATCTCCGTCTATGCGATCAAGGGGGAGGACAACGATACATACTATCGTCATATTCACGCTGTTCTGGACAAGAAACCCCATGTGACGATGGACGATGGGGCGGATCTGGTGTCGACCCTCCACAGCCGCTATCCGGAATGGGTCAAGGAAATGCTCGGTGGAACGGAAGAGACAACGACCGGGGTCATTCGTCTGAAAAGTATGGCCCAAAAAGGGGTTCTTGGATTCCCTGTGATCGCGATCAACGACTCCCAGACCAAACATCTGTTCGATAATCGCTATGGGACGGGGCAGTCGACGCTGGACGGAATCATGCGGGCAACGAACCGGCTTTTTGCAGGGTCGACGGTTGTTGTCGCCGGATACGGATGGTGCGGTCGGGGAATCGCCCGGAGAGCTCAGGGCCTGGGAGCAAGGGTCATTGTTACGGAAATTGATCCGGTCAAGGCTCTGGAAGCCGTCATGGACGGTTTTCATGTCATGCCTATGGCCAAAGCCGCTCCCCTTGGGGATTTCTTTATCACGGTCACGGGAAATATCCACGTTGTGGGCAGCGATGCATTCGATGTCATGAAAGACGGTGCCATCGTTTGCAATTCGGGGCACTTCAACGTCGAAATCAACATCCCCTATCTTGAGTCCATTTCCGTCTCCAAGTCGGTCCTGAGAGACTTTGTCGAAGAGTATGTGACCCGCGACGGACGAAAAATCATGGTACTCGGGGAAGGTCGTCTGATTAACCTGGCGGCAGCCGAAGGGCACCCGGCTCAGGTGATGGACATGAGTTTTGCCAACCAGGCGCTTGGAGCAGCATATCTTGTTCGACACAAGAAGAGCCTTCCGAAAGACGTCCTGACTCTTCCGGAAGAAGTGGATCAGGAAATCGCTTCCCGGAAACTCGAAGCTCTGGGTGTCCAGATTGAGAAGCTGACGGGAGAGCAGAAGGAATATCTGGCTTCCTGGGAGATGGGGACCTGAGCCATGGCGACTATCCAGCTCAATGGGAAACCGGAAGAGATCCGGGAGGAGTCTTCGGTCAACCAGCTTCTTCAGCAGAAGGGTCTGGATCCGGCATTGGTCTCGGTTGAGTTGAACGGCCGGATCGTTGAACGGGAGGAGTGGGACACCACAGCTCTTCACGGGGAAGATGAGGTCGAAATCCTCTTTTTTATGGGAGGAGGGAGCATGCGTGGTTGTTCCTCCCGGGCGTGATACATCGACCCTTGATCAGCTGATCGGGCGCACACCATTGGTCGCGCTGGAATCGGTGACCCGGGGTCTTGACCGAGTTGTCTGGGTCAAGCTGGAATCCCGGAATCTGGGGGGGTCCGTGAAGGACCGACCTGCCCGTTACATGGTGGAACAGGCCGAGAGGAACGGAGAGCTTGCCCCGGGCGGCCGGATTGTTGAAGCAACCAGTGGAAACACGGGAATTGCCCTGGCCCAGATTGGTGTTTTGAAAGGGTATCCGGTCGTCATCGTGATGCCGGAAGGTGTGAGTCAGGAACGGGTCTACCACCTCAAGGCCCTGGGCGCCGAAGTCGAGTTGACTCCTGCCAGGGATGGCATGGCCGGGGCTATTCGAAGGGCAGAATCGCTTGTCTCGGAACGTCCCGGATCATTCATGCCCCGTCAGTTTGAGAACCCTGCCAACCCTGAGTCTCACTACAGGACGACCGGACCAGAGATTCTGGAACAGCTTGGTCGTCCTCCCGACGGATTCGTGGCGGGGATCGGAACCGGGGGAACGATCACCGGCGTCGGCCGGTTTTTGAGAGAGCGCCATGGGGGGGTGCGGATTTGGGGCCTGGAACCGGCTTCGAGTGCCGTTCTCTCCGGTGCAGCTCCAGGCCCCCACCGGATTCAGGGAATTGGGGCAGGCTTCGTTCCAAAGATTCTCGACAGGTCGGTTTGTGATAAAATCGAACCCATCGACGACCGGACCGCCATAGAGACAATGCGGCGACTGACCCGGGAAGAGGGAATCATGGCGGGAATTTCCTCCGGGGCCAATGTCGCCGGTGCCATGCTCCTCGCCCGGACACTCCCCCCGGGGAGCCATGTCGTGACAATTGTCTGCGACAGTTATGA
This window encodes:
- the cysK gene encoding cysteine synthase A codes for the protein MVVPPGRDTSTLDQLIGRTPLVALESVTRGLDRVVWVKLESRNLGGSVKDRPARYMVEQAERNGELAPGGRIVEATSGNTGIALAQIGVLKGYPVVIVMPEGVSQERVYHLKALGAEVELTPARDGMAGAIRRAESLVSERPGSFMPRQFENPANPESHYRTTGPEILEQLGRPPDGFVAGIGTGGTITGVGRFLRERHGGVRIWGLEPASSAVLSGAAPGPHRIQGIGAGFVPKILDRSVCDKIEPIDDRTAIETMRRLTREEGIMAGISSGANVAGAMLLARTLPPGSHVVTIVCDSYERYFSMEKYLAL
- the thiS gene encoding sulfur carrier protein ThiS, whose amino-acid sequence is MATIQLNGKPEEIREESSVNQLLQQKGLDPALVSVELNGRIVEREEWDTTALHGEDEVEILFFMGGGSMRGCSSRA
- the metK gene encoding methionine adenosyltransferase gives rise to the protein MGRSSFLFTSESVTEGHPDKICDQISDGILDAILAQDPMARVACETLTTTGIVMIAGEITAKHNTAYDDIARDVIKDIGYTDAAFGFDYKTCSVLTAVHSQSPDISMGVDTGGAGDQGLMFGMATDETEELMPMPILLAHRLTRQLSNIRKAGILHYLRPDGKSQVSLRYVDNVPVSVETVVLSTQHAPEVSQEEIRNDILEKVVRPVLPEHLVDPDRIVFHINPTGRFVTGGPMGDAGLTGRKIIVDSYGGWGRHGGGAFSGKDPTKVDRSACYMARYIAKNIVGAGLARRCEVQLAYAIGVRDPVSVLVDSQGTSLLPDEIISECVRELFPMTPLGIINHLKLRRPIYRKTAAYGHFGRNEEDFTWEKLDMVEPLKKEAERRA
- the ahcY gene encoding adenosylhomocysteinase, producing MEFDIRNRELAKSGSHRIAWAERDMPVLRKIREDFARDKPLSGIRLAACLHVTTETANLMKALKAGGAEVSLCASNPLSTQDDVAASLVVNDGISVYAIKGEDNDTYYRHIHAVLDKKPHVTMDDGADLVSTLHSRYPEWVKEMLGGTEETTTGVIRLKSMAQKGVLGFPVIAINDSQTKHLFDNRYGTGQSTLDGIMRATNRLFAGSTVVVAGYGWCGRGIARRAQGLGARVIVTEIDPVKALEAVMDGFHVMPMAKAAPLGDFFITVTGNIHVVGSDAFDVMKDGAIVCNSGHFNVEINIPYLESISVSKSVLRDFVEEYVTRDGRKIMVLGEGRLINLAAAEGHPAQVMDMSFANQALGAAYLVRHKKSLPKDVLTLPEEVDQEIASRKLEALGVQIEKLTGEQKEYLASWEMGT